In a genomic window of Curtobacterium sp. MCBD17_035:
- a CDS encoding ATPase, T2SS/T4P/T4SS family, with protein sequence MATLSEILILNGALPIEHLDTLTGDEQVDERAIRSLVDQGVVSEAQFVTARAASNNSKSVPLTDYPVDGTAVSMLPAALCRRHGILGVGFEGEALVLAMVNPANVLALDDARAASGRVIKPLQVDERDMVAALDRYLRADDELNDLTSSLEEEAGVHHDEQVDIGDGGLDDVPIVRFVNLLVSQAIQDHASDIHIEPGEHDVRVRYRIDGVLHEMTPAPKNIQNGVISRLKIMSDIDIAERRKPQDGRMSVRHGGRQIDLRVATLPTVWGEKVVMRILDNSNTSMSLRDLNLLERNAEAYKRSYSKPYGMILVTGPTGSGKSTTLYTTLNAVAKPEINVITVEDPVEYRMPGVNQVQVNPKAGLTFASALRSILRSDPDVVLLGEIRDHETAQIAIEASLTGHLVLSTLHTNDAPSAVTRLTEMGIEPFLVGSALDCVVAQRLARKLCDRCKAPANHTMERLQDLRFIDDVAQPLPTVYAPVGCAVCSNTGYRGRIALHEVMTVSEEIERLAVSRSSSVEISRVAQAQGMLTLRQDGWEKVKLGLTSVEEILRVVA encoded by the coding sequence ATGGCGACCCTCTCGGAGATCCTCATCCTCAACGGCGCGCTGCCGATCGAGCACCTCGACACCCTCACCGGCGACGAGCAGGTGGACGAGCGGGCGATCCGGTCCCTCGTCGACCAGGGCGTCGTGAGCGAGGCCCAGTTCGTCACGGCTCGTGCGGCGTCGAACAACTCGAAGTCTGTGCCGCTCACCGACTACCCCGTCGACGGCACCGCGGTGTCCATGCTCCCGGCCGCCCTGTGTCGTCGGCACGGGATCCTCGGCGTCGGGTTCGAGGGCGAGGCCCTCGTCCTCGCGATGGTGAACCCGGCGAACGTGCTCGCCCTCGACGACGCCCGTGCCGCGTCCGGTCGGGTCATCAAGCCGCTGCAGGTGGACGAGCGCGACATGGTCGCCGCACTCGACCGGTACCTCCGTGCGGACGACGAACTCAACGACCTGACCTCCTCGCTCGAGGAGGAAGCTGGTGTGCACCACGACGAGCAGGTCGACATCGGCGACGGCGGCCTCGACGACGTCCCGATCGTCCGGTTCGTGAACCTGCTCGTGTCGCAGGCGATCCAGGACCACGCGTCCGACATCCACATCGAGCCCGGCGAGCACGACGTCCGGGTCCGCTACCGCATCGACGGCGTGCTGCACGAGATGACGCCGGCGCCGAAGAACATCCAGAACGGTGTCATCAGCCGGCTCAAGATCATGAGCGACATCGACATCGCCGAGCGACGGAAGCCGCAGGACGGCCGCATGTCCGTGCGGCACGGCGGCCGGCAGATCGACCTCCGCGTCGCGACGCTCCCCACCGTGTGGGGCGAGAAGGTCGTCATGCGGATCCTCGACAACTCGAACACGTCGATGTCCCTGCGCGACCTCAACCTGCTCGAGCGCAACGCCGAGGCGTACAAGCGCTCCTACTCCAAGCCGTACGGCATGATCCTCGTCACGGGCCCGACGGGTTCCGGCAAGTCGACCACGCTGTACACGACGTTGAACGCCGTCGCGAAGCCCGAGATCAACGTCATCACCGTCGAGGACCCGGTGGAGTACCGGATGCCGGGCGTCAACCAGGTGCAGGTCAACCCGAAGGCGGGCCTGACCTTCGCCTCGGCGCTGCGGAGCATCCTCCGGTCCGACCCCGACGTGGTCCTGCTCGGTGAGATCCGCGACCACGAGACGGCCCAGATCGCCATCGAGGCGTCGCTCACCGGTCACCTCGTGCTCTCGACCCTCCACACGAACGACGCCCCGAGCGCGGTCACCCGCCTCACCGAGATGGGCATCGAGCCGTTCCTCGTCGGCTCTGCCCTCGACTGCGTCGTCGCGCAGCGCCTCGCCCGCAAGCTCTGCGACCGCTGCAAGGCACCGGCGAACCACACCATGGAGCGACTCCAGGACCTCCGCTTCATCGACGACGTGGCGCAGCCCCTGCCGACCGTGTACGCACCGGTCGGCTGCGCCGTGTGCTCGAACACCGGGTACCGCGGCCGCATCGCCCTGCACGAGGTCATGACCGTCTCCGAGGAGATCGAGCGCCTCGCCGTCTCCCGCAGCTCGAGCGTCGAGATCAGCCGGGTCGCCCAGGCCCAGGGCATGCTCACGCTCCGCCAGGACGGCTGGGAGAAGGTCAAGCTCGGCCTCACCAGCGTCGAGGAGATCCTGCGCGTCGTCGCGTAG
- the pilM gene encoding type IV pilus assembly protein PilM, whose translation MAKSIVGLDIAAASIRAVEVASADRGRPTVVRFAEVPTPEGSVSRGEVLEANTVAGALKQLWSLGKFRSRDVVLGMGNQRVLSRDLTVPLAPIEQIRESLPFQVQDMLPVPVIDAILDFYPTSEGMGENGPVVRGLLIAAIKDAVLANVKAVQLAGLNPAGVDLIPFALTRALVSRPGLVGTVALIEIGADTTSVVIATDGVPQFVRIIPAGGADVTRALSGQLDIAADDAEAVKRHLGIAAVAQTADDRRAIAVTHETITEVLASLRNTINYFVNTHPDQPVGHILIAGGGARMRGFREALADYTRIPVSYGQAFGGVALAGSISEQDVAERGDAITVAFGLAVGSRAA comes from the coding sequence ATGGCGAAGAGCATCGTCGGCCTGGACATCGCGGCCGCCTCGATCCGCGCGGTCGAGGTCGCCTCGGCCGACCGCGGCCGTCCGACCGTCGTCCGGTTCGCCGAGGTCCCCACGCCGGAAGGATCGGTGAGCCGGGGTGAGGTCCTCGAGGCGAACACGGTGGCCGGCGCGTTGAAGCAGTTGTGGTCCCTCGGCAAGTTCCGCTCCCGGGACGTCGTGCTCGGCATGGGGAACCAGCGTGTGCTGTCGCGTGACCTGACCGTGCCGCTCGCGCCCATCGAGCAGATCCGCGAGTCGTTGCCGTTCCAGGTCCAGGACATGCTTCCCGTGCCGGTCATCGACGCGATCCTCGACTTCTACCCGACGTCCGAGGGGATGGGGGAGAACGGACCGGTCGTCCGGGGTCTGCTCATCGCCGCGATCAAGGACGCCGTGCTGGCGAACGTCAAAGCGGTGCAACTCGCGGGCCTGAACCCGGCGGGCGTCGACCTGATCCCGTTCGCCTTGACCCGCGCACTCGTCTCACGACCGGGTCTGGTCGGGACGGTGGCGCTCATCGAGATCGGGGCCGACACGACGAGCGTCGTCATCGCGACGGACGGCGTGCCGCAGTTCGTGCGCATCATCCCAGCGGGCGGTGCCGACGTCACACGCGCCCTCAGCGGACAGCTCGACATCGCGGCGGACGACGCCGAGGCGGTCAAGCGCCACCTCGGGATCGCGGCCGTCGCCCAGACCGCGGACGACCGTCGCGCGATCGCGGTCACGCACGAGACGATCACCGAGGTCCTCGCGAGCCTCCGCAACACGATCAACTACTTCGTCAACACCCACCCGGACCAACCCGTCGGCCACATCCTCATCGCAGGCGGAGGCGCCCGGATGCGCGGCTTCCGGGAGGCACTCGCCGACTACACCCGGATCCCCGTGTCGTACGGGCAGGCGTTCGGCGGAGTGGCGCTCGCCGGATCGATCTCGGAGCAGGACGTCGCAGAGCGCGGCGACGCGATCACGGTGGCCTTCGGGCTCGCCGTCGGAAGCAGGGCAGCATGA
- the rpsG gene encoding 30S ribosomal protein S7, which yields MPRKGPAPKRPVVADPVYGAPVVSQLVNKILLDGKKGLAERIVYGALEGVAAKNQQDAVATLKKALDNVRPTLEVRSRRVGGSTYQVPVEVKPHRANTLALRWLTSYAKARREKTMTERLMNEILDASNGLGAAVKRREDTHKMAESNKAFAHYRW from the coding sequence ATGCCTCGTAAGGGACCCGCCCCCAAGCGCCCCGTCGTCGCCGATCCGGTCTACGGCGCTCCGGTCGTCAGCCAGCTCGTCAACAAGATCCTGCTCGACGGCAAGAAGGGCCTCGCCGAGCGCATCGTCTACGGTGCACTCGAAGGCGTCGCCGCCAAGAACCAGCAGGACGCCGTCGCGACGCTCAAGAAGGCCCTCGACAACGTCCGCCCGACCCTCGAGGTCCGCAGCCGCCGCGTCGGTGGTTCGACCTACCAGGTGCCGGTCGAGGTCAAGCCGCACCGTGCGAACACGCTCGCGCTCCGCTGGCTCACCTCGTACGCCAAGGCCCGTCGCGAGAAGACGATGACCGAGCGTCTCATGAACGAGATCCTCGACGCGTCGAACGGTCTGGGTGCCGCGGTCAAGCGCCGCGAGGACACCCACAAGATGGCCGAGTCGAACAAGGCCTTCGCGCACTACCGCTGGTAA
- a CDS encoding prepilin-type N-terminal cleavage/methylation domain-containing protein codes for MLALRKYLDRALTGREEGFTVIEVMVAMMVFAIISVGLAYGITNSLQTTQASRGRDMAVSLASQDIDTMRQTAAATTNGIFSVLSASTTKSIGGVTYTVTRTANWVQSDGATGACGSSNGTLAYKSVAETVSWNNPHGPGKLSTTVTSAIAPSDAVTDPGDGTIIVSVRDAAGAANAGVSVSAAPVSGGTGAAITTAPTTTDAAGCWYATDVQPGTYTLTASTTGGIDSNQAATSTWTIPVIAGASAYQPISYDQAATIPVNYAQTYSATMATNMTTTLSSNSGGLDTMTPWSTSATVTSSTKVSMNVFPFSDGYQMYGGTFNSSSGASSCIDTNPTKWTTPTSAGAVGTSVPVPVVSVSPGQTVSPPQNVALGVIQVSVASGSYLRATTASRTTADDPGCSAGMTLNFPKTTSSTATLALPFGTWSISTTSGASGAVTGTVAGANIKNVTPGSVTGNTVLVDPRGQTK; via the coding sequence ATGCTTGCTCTCCGCAAGTACCTCGACCGCGCCCTGACCGGCCGCGAGGAGGGCTTCACGGTCATCGAGGTCATGGTCGCGATGATGGTCTTCGCGATCATCAGCGTGGGCCTCGCCTACGGCATCACGAACTCCCTGCAGACCACGCAAGCGAGCCGCGGCCGGGACATGGCCGTGTCGCTCGCGTCGCAGGACATCGACACGATGCGACAGACCGCCGCGGCGACGACGAACGGCATCTTCAGCGTCCTGAGCGCCTCCACCACCAAGAGCATCGGCGGTGTCACGTACACGGTCACGCGCACCGCCAACTGGGTCCAGAGTGACGGTGCCACCGGAGCCTGCGGATCGAGCAACGGCACGTTGGCGTACAAGAGCGTCGCCGAGACGGTCAGCTGGAACAACCCGCATGGCCCCGGCAAGCTGTCGACGACCGTGACCTCGGCCATCGCGCCGTCCGACGCTGTCACCGATCCCGGTGATGGAACGATCATCGTCTCCGTCAGGGACGCTGCTGGCGCGGCGAACGCGGGCGTCAGCGTGTCGGCGGCGCCCGTGAGCGGGGGAACCGGCGCGGCGATCACCACCGCCCCCACCACGACCGACGCGGCGGGCTGCTGGTACGCAACGGACGTGCAGCCGGGCACGTACACGCTGACCGCGAGCACGACCGGGGGGATCGATTCCAACCAGGCTGCGACGTCCACCTGGACCATCCCCGTCATCGCAGGCGCGAGTGCGTATCAACCGATCTCGTACGACCAAGCCGCGACGATCCCCGTCAACTACGCGCAGACCTACAGCGCGACCATGGCGACGAACATGACGACGACCCTGTCGAGCAACTCCGGCGGCCTCGACACGATGACCCCGTGGTCGACCAGCGCGACCGTGACGTCCTCGACGAAGGTGTCGATGAACGTCTTCCCGTTCTCCGACGGCTACCAGATGTACGGGGGGACGTTCAACAGCAGCTCGGGTGCGAGCAGCTGCATCGACACCAACCCGACGAAGTGGACGACCCCGACCTCGGCAGGCGCCGTCGGGACCAGTGTGCCGGTGCCGGTCGTCAGCGTCAGCCCAGGGCAGACCGTGTCGCCTCCGCAGAACGTGGCACTCGGCGTCATCCAGGTGTCGGTCGCGAGCGGCTCGTACCTCAGGGCGACGACGGCGTCGAGAACCACCGCCGACGATCCCGGGTGCTCGGCCGGCATGACGCTGAACTTCCCGAAGACCACGAGTTCGACCGCAACGCTCGCGTTGCCCTTCGGGACCTGGTCGATCTCCACGACATCGGGAGCGTCCGGTGCTGTGACCGGCACCGTCGCTGGCGCGAACATCAAGAACGTCACGCCCGGTTCGGTCACCGGCAACACCGTGCTCGTCGACCCGCGAGGACAGACGAAGTGA
- the rpsL gene encoding 30S ribosomal protein S12, with protein MPTIQQLVRKGRAPKVVKTKAPALKANPQQRGVCTRVYTTTPKKPNSALRKVARVKLSNGTEVTAYIPGEGHNLQEHSMVLVRGGRVKDLPGVRYKIVRGALDTQAVKNRKQARSRYGAKKG; from the coding sequence TTGCCTACGATTCAGCAGCTGGTTCGCAAGGGCCGCGCGCCGAAGGTCGTCAAGACCAAGGCGCCCGCCCTCAAGGCGAACCCCCAGCAGCGTGGTGTGTGCACCCGCGTCTACACCACCACCCCGAAGAAGCCGAACTCGGCACTGCGCAAGGTCGCTCGTGTCAAGCTCTCGAACGGCACCGAGGTCACCGCGTACATCCCCGGTGAGGGCCACAACCTCCAGGAGCACTCGATGGTGCTCGTCCGTGGTGGTCGTGTGAAGGACCTCCCCGGCGTCCGCTACAAGATCGTCCGTGGTGCGCTCGACACCCAGGCCGTCAAGAACCGTAAGCAGGCCCGCAGCCGCTACGGCGCGAAGAAGGGTTGA
- a CDS encoding A24 family peptidase — MTTALDLGPLVATLGGVFGLLIGSFLNVVVYRVPAHVSIVSPPSACPRCDHAIRGYDNVPVLSWLVLRGRCRDCGAPISSRYPLVELATGLLFVVVALRFWPATTAGDRVLAAHVVLLLAFLYLMAISVALALIDVDTHTLPNAITYPSSVVLAVLLAGASALSGDWAAFVRGVIGAAALGVLYLVLAIAVPGGMGLGDVKLAGILGLALAYLGWGPLAVGAFGAFLVGGIFALVLVAARRAKWRGGIPFGPSMLTGAWVGVLVGAPASHAYLHLIGLA; from the coding sequence ATGACGACCGCGCTCGACCTCGGCCCGCTCGTCGCGACCCTCGGCGGGGTGTTCGGGCTGCTCATCGGCTCGTTCCTCAACGTCGTCGTGTACCGGGTGCCGGCGCACGTGTCGATCGTGTCGCCGCCGAGCGCGTGCCCGCGGTGCGACCATGCGATCCGCGGGTACGACAACGTCCCGGTGCTCTCGTGGCTCGTGTTGCGCGGCAGGTGTCGCGACTGCGGCGCGCCCATCTCGTCGCGGTACCCACTCGTCGAGCTCGCCACGGGCCTCCTGTTCGTCGTGGTGGCGCTCCGGTTCTGGCCGGCGACCACCGCGGGGGACCGGGTGCTCGCCGCGCACGTCGTCCTGCTGCTGGCGTTCCTCTACCTCATGGCGATCAGCGTGGCCCTGGCTCTGATCGACGTCGACACGCACACGTTGCCGAACGCCATCACCTACCCGTCGTCCGTCGTGCTCGCGGTGCTCCTGGCCGGTGCATCGGCACTGTCGGGCGACTGGGCAGCGTTCGTGCGGGGCGTCATCGGTGCCGCTGCGCTCGGGGTCCTGTACCTCGTGCTCGCCATCGCGGTGCCCGGCGGCATGGGGCTCGGCGACGTCAAACTCGCCGGGATCCTGGGCCTCGCGCTCGCGTACCTCGGATGGGGACCCCTCGCAGTGGGTGCTTTCGGCGCCTTCCTCGTCGGGGGTATCTTCGCGCTCGTCCTCGTCGCCGCGCGCCGAGCGAAGTGGCGCGGAGGGATCCCCTTCGGCCCGTCCATGCTCACCGGAGCCTGGGTCGGCGTCCTCGTCGGCGCGCCCGCGTCGCACGCCTACCTGCACCTCATCGGTCTGGCCTGA
- a CDS encoding DUF6121 family protein produces the protein MSRWLLATMTTVLFFALVIAVTGFESLFSGLEVIRQPDATPYLGPAMVTGVAIVVFAGTAVGARSGSPAMSGLVCAATAYLVMLGVGSVGYALVHGDAAQLVVFPAGYALGPFVVGTVVIALVVVIAAVLLARHEDRRRQEGGPGFGTGRS, from the coding sequence ATGTCCCGGTGGCTCCTCGCGACGATGACGACGGTGCTGTTCTTCGCGCTCGTCATCGCGGTCACGGGGTTCGAGAGCCTGTTCTCCGGCCTCGAGGTCATCCGCCAACCCGACGCCACCCCGTACCTCGGCCCGGCGATGGTGACGGGCGTCGCGATCGTGGTGTTCGCAGGCACGGCGGTGGGCGCGCGGAGCGGCAGTCCGGCGATGTCCGGGCTGGTGTGTGCGGCCACGGCGTACCTCGTCATGCTCGGCGTCGGGTCGGTCGGCTACGCGTTGGTCCACGGTGACGCCGCGCAGCTCGTGGTGTTCCCCGCCGGCTACGCGCTCGGCCCCTTCGTCGTTGGCACGGTCGTCATCGCGCTCGTGGTCGTGATCGCGGCGGTGCTCCTGGCCCGCCACGAGGACCGCCGCCGCCAGGAGGGCGGGCCCGGCTTCGGTACCGGGCGGTCGTGA
- a CDS encoding prepilin-type N-terminal cleavage/methylation domain-containing protein gives MYFRLMGKLNARRQNLLEENEKGFTLIELLVVVIIIGILAAIAIPVYLGVQKNAQDSATQSDVSNAKTAVVSIQTDLGKTPDSTALISATGTVATTTPAAGGTAASQSWSNAGVTASSNTKVLNLVTGSNGAFCILGQSTNNTYFYATDQKGVTKTASIPSGCS, from the coding sequence ATGTACTTCCGCCTCATGGGCAAGCTCAACGCTCGCCGGCAGAACCTGCTCGAGGAGAACGAGAAGGGCTTCACCCTGATCGAGCTCCTCGTCGTCGTGATCATCATCGGCATCCTCGCCGCGATCGCGATCCCGGTGTACCTCGGCGTGCAGAAGAACGCGCAGGACAGTGCCACGCAGTCCGACGTGTCGAACGCGAAGACGGCGGTCGTGAGCATTCAGACCGACCTCGGAAAGACGCCTGATTCCACTGCCCTGATCTCAGCGACGGGCACCGTGGCGACGACCACACCCGCTGCTGGCGGCACCGCCGCCTCGCAGAGCTGGTCCAACGCGGGTGTGACCGCTTCTTCCAACACGAAGGTCCTGAACCTGGTCACGGGCAGCAACGGTGCGTTCTGCATCCTCGGTCAGAGCACGAACAACACGTACTTCTACGCCACGGACCAGAAGGGCGTAACCAAGACGGCCAGCATCCCGAGCGGCTGCTCCTGA
- a CDS encoding type II secretion system F family protein codes for MTLAFDYRGRDTAGKLVKGKLDAASEGAAVARLRTMGISPIALDEAKPGTGLQAEIKIPGFQKGVGLKDLAIMARQASTMLSSGLSLLRALTILADQTESKKLKEILGKVRDEVEQGVSFSDAVSKYPVEFPPIMINMIRAGETGGFLDQAMDSIAMNFEKEHKLRSTIKSAMTYPTVVLIMSLASVVIMLIFIVPIFQNMFASLGGKLPLPTMMLVYASHAMVWLGPVLAVLIIVGWLWYRANKNTDRVRGFLDPIRLKLPVFGQLSTKIVIARFARNFANMIGAGVPILQALKIVGEVSNNFVVEKALDRVAESVRKGESIAAPLARESVFPQMVSQMVAVGEDAGSMEVMLEKIAVFYDAEVESTTEALTSLIEPLLIAFLGVVVGGMIVALYLPIFQITTLIH; via the coding sequence ATGACCCTGGCGTTCGACTACCGCGGGCGTGACACCGCAGGCAAGCTCGTCAAGGGCAAGCTCGACGCCGCGAGTGAGGGTGCCGCCGTCGCGAGGCTCCGCACCATGGGCATCTCGCCGATCGCGCTCGACGAGGCCAAGCCGGGCACGGGCCTCCAGGCCGAGATCAAGATCCCGGGGTTCCAGAAAGGCGTCGGGCTCAAGGACCTCGCCATCATGGCGCGTCAGGCGTCCACCATGCTCTCGTCCGGCCTGTCGCTGCTCCGCGCACTGACGATCCTGGCCGACCAGACCGAGTCGAAGAAGCTCAAGGAGATCCTCGGCAAGGTCCGCGATGAGGTCGAGCAGGGCGTCTCGTTCTCGGACGCCGTGTCGAAGTACCCCGTCGAGTTCCCGCCGATCATGATCAACATGATCCGCGCGGGTGAGACCGGCGGGTTCCTCGACCAGGCGATGGACTCGATCGCGATGAACTTCGAGAAGGAGCACAAGCTCCGCTCGACGATCAAGTCCGCGATGACCTACCCGACCGTCGTGCTGATCATGTCGCTGGCCAGCGTCGTGATCATGCTCATCTTCATCGTGCCGATCTTCCAGAACATGTTCGCGAGTCTCGGCGGCAAGCTCCCGTTGCCGACGATGATGCTCGTGTACGCATCGCATGCCATGGTCTGGCTCGGTCCGGTCCTGGCGGTGCTGATCATCGTCGGATGGCTCTGGTACCGCGCCAACAAGAACACCGACCGGGTGCGTGGGTTCCTCGACCCGATCCGGCTCAAGTTGCCGGTGTTCGGGCAATTGAGCACCAAGATCGTGATCGCCCGGTTCGCCCGCAATTTCGCGAACATGATCGGCGCCGGCGTGCCCATCCTGCAAGCGTTGAAGATCGTCGGCGAGGTGTCGAACAACTTCGTGGTGGAAAAGGCCCTGGACCGCGTCGCCGAATCCGTTCGGAAAGGTGAATCGATCGCCGCTCCACTGGCGCGGGAGAGTGTCTTTCCGCAAATGGTGAGTCAAATGGTCGCGGTCGGCGAGGACGCCGGTTCCATGGAGGTCATGCTCGAGAAGATCGCGGTGTTCTACGACGCCGAGGTCGAGTCGACCACCGAAGCCCTGACCTCCTTGATCGAGCCGCTGCTCATCGCGTTCCTCGGCGTCGTGGTCGGCGGGATGATCGTCGCGCTGTACCTGCCGATCTTCCAGATCACCACGCTCATCCACTGA
- a CDS encoding prepilin-type N-terminal cleavage/methylation domain-containing protein — MIGDIRQFHRGQRGITLIELIVAMSVSMIVLTAVGGFFAASLHASKTGSAAETNTRQASNVMNALTQYIHAATVLPKPDGTYANAITTATATDLAFYSYVNLTNGTVDQPEYVEFKIDTATGNLVEKQWDGSADTKGYYSFTTTGAAARTVTLGGPVASPTSDGTDLFTYLDASGAKIASPMANPSAVRAIQVNLELGSTKAGTASNTHIQNTLYLFNVGYSTSTASPAP, encoded by the coding sequence GTGATCGGCGACATCCGGCAGTTCCACCGCGGTCAGCGCGGCATCACCCTGATCGAGCTCATCGTCGCCATGTCCGTCTCGATGATCGTCCTCACCGCGGTCGGCGGCTTCTTCGCCGCATCGCTGCACGCGAGCAAGACGGGCAGCGCGGCCGAGACGAACACGCGGCAGGCGTCCAACGTCATGAACGCGCTGACCCAGTACATCCACGCCGCGACGGTCCTGCCGAAGCCGGACGGCACGTACGCGAACGCGATCACCACCGCAACGGCAACAGACCTCGCCTTCTACTCGTACGTCAACCTGACGAACGGCACGGTGGACCAGCCGGAGTACGTCGAGTTCAAGATCGACACCGCGACGGGCAACCTGGTCGAGAAGCAGTGGGACGGCTCGGCCGATACCAAGGGCTACTACAGCTTCACGACCACCGGCGCGGCCGCACGGACGGTGACGCTGGGGGGTCCCGTCGCGTCGCCGACGAGCGACGGCACGGACCTCTTCACGTACCTCGACGCGAGCGGTGCGAAGATCGCGAGTCCGATGGCGAACCCCAGCGCGGTCCGTGCGATCCAGGTGAACCTCGAGCTCGGCTCCACCAAGGCCGGCACCGCCTCGAACACCCACATCCAGAACACCCTGTACCTGTTCAACGTCGGGTACAGCACGAGCACTGCGAGTCCGGCGCCATGA
- a CDS encoding PilT/PilU family type 4a pilus ATPase produces the protein MSDSVYDLGAGSDEPVAGWHPGSAGNVVGGRRAARLAETGQQPVVAGTGRVFDLSDDAAWAAANTASVSSPYSEPVYASPDGSVPATPPAPQYPVASSVAYAAPSEVATAQVPVQPAPPTTVLPTPAFVPAPAAHVAAAVPTDDDAVVIEYTRHAREVADPDLVVALSQVVYQGASDLHVTADAAPTVRVDGSLRPAVPGGPWSRDKVINALTTLLSPEQLRQFESEQELDFAYSLSTESRFRVNFYQQRGNWGAAFRIIPTRIKSLKQLGIPEHIGEFAKLPRGLVLVTGPTGSGKSTTLAALIDLVNETRADHIVTVEDPIEFMHEHKKAIINQREVGADTHSFAQALKHVLRQDPDVILIGELRDLETISVALTAAETGHLVFATLHTQSAPGTIDRVIDVFPPHQQGQIRTQLAATLQGVVCQTLVPKANGSGRVVATEVMVTTPAIANLVREGKTYQIVSAMQAGGDAGMHTMDQDLAELVNVGTITRRAALEKVHDEEGFGRLVQRVESPSDSSAAAIAASEIDFGDKYSGGY, from the coding sequence ATGAGTGATTCGGTCTACGACCTCGGTGCCGGCTCTGACGAGCCCGTCGCCGGATGGCACCCCGGCTCCGCGGGCAACGTCGTCGGTGGACGGCGCGCGGCGCGGCTCGCGGAGACCGGCCAGCAGCCGGTCGTCGCGGGCACCGGGCGTGTGTTCGACCTGTCGGACGATGCTGCGTGGGCCGCGGCGAACACGGCGTCGGTGTCGTCCCCGTACTCGGAGCCGGTGTACGCCTCGCCCGACGGCAGCGTCCCGGCGACACCGCCGGCACCGCAGTACCCCGTCGCCTCCTCCGTCGCGTACGCCGCTCCGTCCGAGGTCGCGACCGCCCAGGTGCCGGTACAACCCGCCCCGCCGACCACGGTCCTCCCGACCCCTGCGTTCGTGCCGGCGCCCGCCGCGCACGTCGCCGCGGCGGTCCCCACCGACGACGACGCGGTCGTCATCGAGTACACGCGACACGCGCGTGAGGTCGCCGACCCGGACCTCGTCGTCGCCCTGTCGCAGGTCGTGTACCAGGGCGCGTCGGACCTCCACGTCACCGCGGACGCGGCACCGACCGTGCGCGTCGACGGTTCGCTCCGTCCCGCCGTGCCGGGAGGCCCGTGGTCGCGCGACAAGGTCATCAACGCGCTCACGACACTGCTCAGCCCGGAGCAGCTGCGGCAGTTCGAGTCGGAGCAGGAACTCGACTTCGCGTACTCGCTGTCGACCGAGTCGCGGTTCCGCGTGAACTTCTACCAGCAGCGCGGGAACTGGGGCGCGGCCTTCCGCATCATCCCCACCAGGATCAAGAGCCTCAAGCAGCTGGGCATCCCGGAGCACATCGGCGAGTTCGCCAAGTTGCCCCGTGGGCTCGTTCTCGTCACCGGCCCGACGGGGTCCGGCAAGTCGACGACTCTCGCCGCGCTCATCGACCTCGTCAACGAGACTCGCGCCGACCACATCGTGACGGTCGAGGACCCGATCGAGTTCATGCACGAGCACAAGAAGGCGATCATCAACCAGCGCGAGGTCGGGGCCGACACCCACTCGTTCGCGCAGGCGCTCAAGCACGTGCTCCGCCAGGACCCGGACGTCATCCTCATCGGCGAGCTCCGCGACCTCGAGACCATCTCGGTCGCGCTCACCGCGGCCGAGACCGGCCACCTGGTGTTCGCGACCCTGCACACGCAGAGTGCGCCCGGCACCATCGACCGTGTCATCGACGTCTTCCCGCCGCACCAGCAGGGGCAGATCCGGACCCAGCTCGCCGCGACCCTGCAGGGTGTCGTCTGCCAGACCCTCGTGCCCAAGGCGAACGGCTCGGGCCGCGTCGTGGCGACCGAGGTCATGGTGACCACGCCCGCCATCGCGAACCTCGTGCGTGAGGGCAAGACGTACCAGATCGTCTCGGCCATGCAGGCCGGCGGTGACGCCGGCATGCACACGATGGACCAGGACCTCGCCGAACTCGTCAACGTGGGCACCATCACGCGCCGGGCCGCGCTCGAGAAGGTGCACGACGAAGAGGGCTTCGGTCGCCTCGTCCAGCGCGTCGAGTCGCCGTCCGACTCGTCCGCCGCCGCCATCGCCGCGAGCGAGATCGACTTCGGCGACAAGTACTCGGGAGGCTACTGA